Genomic segment of Candidatus Dadabacteria bacterium:
GGTTTGTGAGGATAAAACTCTCCGCCCGCGCGCTTCGCACGATTGACAAAAAGGGTCTGCTTTCATTCCTTAGAAGCGAGGGGCTTACGCTGAAAGATGTCGTCCGTTAGACGCGCCGCGCAAAGGCTTCTTTTCTTTTTCTCCGTATTTATAGTCTCCGCGCCCGCGCAAGGCGAGGTTTCCGTTTTTCGCGGAATGTGCGATGCATCCGCAACGGTTGGCGTTGGCGGGAACATGTTGCTTGTCGCAGATGATGAGGACAACACCCTGCGGCTTTACCGGATGCGGGGAGGCAAACCGGTCCGCAAGTTCAACATGAACCGGTTTTTGAAGACCCCGAAGCGAAGAGAGGCTGATATTGAGGGCGCGGCCCGCATGGGTGAAACCGTTTACTGGATAACTTCCCACGGGACAAACAAGGAAGGAAAGCCCCGGCCGGGGCGGCATCGCCTGTTCGCCACAAAGGTGACGGTGTTTGGAGGCAAGGTGAAGGTCTCAAAGGTCGGAACCCCCTACCGGGGTCTGGTGGAGGCGTTTGAGAAAGACGCGCGTCTGAAACGGTTCGGTCTCTCCGAAGCGGCAAATAAGGCGCCC
This window contains:
- a CDS encoding DUF3616 domain-containing protein, coding for MSSVRRAAQRLLFFFSVFIVSAPAQGEVSVFRGMCDASATVGVGGNMLLVADDEDNTLRLYRMRGGKPVRKFNMNRFLKTPKRREADIEGAARMGETVYWITSHGTNKEGKPRPGRHRLFATKVTVFGGKVKVSKVGTPYRGLVEAFEKDARLKRFGLSEAANKAPKSRGGLNIEGLARYGKDGLIIGLRNPTPDGKALLIPLENPGEVVGEGKEPRFGEPVLLPLGGRGIRSVINARDSYLIVAGARNGAPDFAFYKWEGGSDIPQPVPGPKIGGLNPEAMAFFPRRGLIALLSDDGALCKNRYGDRFRGTFLRY